The Oreochromis niloticus isolate F11D_XX linkage group LG2, O_niloticus_UMD_NMBU, whole genome shotgun sequence genome includes a region encoding these proteins:
- the si:ch211-255i20.3 gene encoding transmembrane emp24 domain-containing protein 11, whose product MGLQGTGFLLQCYLMLAAAMFFHLGVQEEKCIIEEIPEDTLVTGFFLLEPWDMNALSKLPQLGLTVTVKDSNSEIVLSKRYGKFGKFTFTAHTSGQHLLCFKTNSTSFSVFARERLKLHLDVQMGEFTVGHNTDRTKDSMEALENSLRHLTEQMIHITRQQEFQREKEEVFRQISENTNSKVLWWATVQTSILLVVGFWQMKRLKDFFIEKKLV is encoded by the exons ATGGGTTTGCAAGGCACTGGCTTTCTCCTTCAGTGTTACCTGATGCTGGCTGCAGCCATGTTTTTTCATCTTGGAGTGCAGGAGGAGAAATGCATCATTGAGGAGATTCCTGAAGACACACTAGTGACCG ggttttttcttttggagCCTTGGGATATGAACGCGTTATCAAAATTACCTCAACTTGGCCTCACTGTGACAGTAAAAGATTCAAACAGTGAG ATTGTATTGTCCAAGCGCTATGGGAAATTTGGGAAATTCACCTTCACAGCTCACACCTCTGGTCAGCATCTTCTTTGCTTTAAAACAAACTCGACaagtttttctgtctttgcccGTGAACGTCTG AAGCTACATTTGGATGTACAAATGGGAGAGTTCACAGTTGGCCACAATACTGATAGGACCAAGGACAGCATGGAGGCCCTGGAGAACAGTCTTAGACACCTGACGGAGCAGATGATTCACATTACCAGGCAGCAGGAGTTCCAGAgg gagaaggaggaggtatTTCGTCAGATCAGTGAGAACACCAACAGCAAAGTGTTGTGGTGGGCTACAGTGCAGACCTCCATTCTGCTGGTGGTTGGTTTCTGGCAGATGAAAAGACTCAAAGACTTCTTCATCGAGAAGAAACTGGTCTGA